In Brachypodium distachyon strain Bd21 chromosome 2, Brachypodium_distachyon_v3.0, whole genome shotgun sequence, one genomic interval encodes:
- the LOC100822734 gene encoding protein G1-like7, giving the protein MDSSAGAVGGTTTTTTTTTTPSSSSGPGADAHPPAPPPPPQQQLSRYESQKRRDWNTFLQYLRNHRPPLSLARCSGAHVIEFLKYLDQFGKTKVHAPACAHYGDPSPPAPCPCPLRQAWGSLDALIGRLRAAYEESGHAPESNPFAARAVRIYLREVRDAQAKARGIPYEKKKKRKRTQQALPAAQQAAAGEGTSSSAAAGASAATDSASAIAASGGGGGESSGQTGGATAAAAAPAVVPTGQQTGGSGSTTAAPTSAGSR; this is encoded by the coding sequence ATGGATTCCTCGGCGGGCGCCGTCGGcggtactactactactactactactactactactccgtcctcctcctcgggccccggcgccgacgcgcatccgccggcaccacctcctccccctcagcagcagctgagCAGGTACGAGTCGCAGAAGCGTCGGGACTGGAACACGTTCCTGCAGTACCTGCGGAACCACCGCCCGCCGCTCTCCCTCGCCCGGTGCAGCGGCGCGCACGTCATCGAGTTCCTCAAGTACCTCGACCAGTTCGGCAAGACCAAGGTGCACGCCCCGGCCTGCGCCCACTATGGCGACCCGAGCCCCCCGGCCCCCTGCCCGTGCCCGCTGCGGCAGGCCTGGGGCTCCCTCGACGCGCTCAtcggccgcctccgcgccgcatACGAGGAGTCCGGCCACGCGCCCGAGTCCAACCCTttcgccgcccgcgccgtcaGGATCTACCTCCGCGAGGTCCGCGACGCGCAGGCCAAGGCCAGGGGGATCCCctacgagaagaagaagaagcgcaaGCGCACGCAGCAGGCCTTGCCGGCCGCTCAGCAGGCAGCTGCTGGGGAGGGGACGAGctcttcggcggcggcaggagcttCAGCAGCGACTGATTCCGCTTCTGCTATTGCTGCTtctggcggtggcggcggagagtCCAGTGGCCAGACCGGTGgtgccacggcggcggctgcagcaCCAGCGGTGGTACCAACTGGCCAGCAGACCGGAGGGAGTGGCAGCACTACTGCTGCACCGACAAGCGCCGGCTCCCGATGA